From a single Populus nigra chromosome 18, ddPopNigr1.1, whole genome shotgun sequence genomic region:
- the LOC133678483 gene encoding protein DETOXIFICATION 49-like → MCQLNSSTLSCKCNQDFSFLISIKDQEPKMFTSLLIPKSPTCIPQETQEPDTTNLSLAIREAISIAKIAFPMILTGLLLYPRSMISMLFLGRLGELALAGGSLAVGFANITGYSILSGLAMGMEPICGQAFGAQKHRLLGLTLQRTILLLIVASLPISFLWLNMKSILLFCGQDESIATEAQSFLVYSLPDLLAQSFLHPLRIYLRTQTITLPLTFCATLAIILHIPINYFLVTHLNLGTKGVALSGVWTNFNLVGSLIIYILVSGVHKKTWGGFSMECFKEWKTLLNLAIPSCISVCLEWWWYEIMILLCGLLLNPRATVASMGILIQTTALIYIFPSSLSFSVSTRVGNELGANQPKKAKLAANVGLSLSFIFGFSALAFAVMVRKVWASMFTQDKEIIALTSLVLPIIGLCELGNCPQTTGCGVLRGTARPKVGANINLGCFYLVGTPVAVWLGFYAGFDFEGLWLGLLAAQGSCVVTMLLVLGRTDWESEAQRAKKLTNALVLVSNVDDSLQVEEKKPPNAEIKEDSLHLFEELDNLYKPLPV, encoded by the coding sequence ATGTGTCAGCTAAACTCTTCTACTCTATCCTGCAAATGCAATCAAGACTTCTCTTTCCTCATCTCCATCAAAGACCAAGAGCCCAAAATGTTCACCTCATTATTGATCCCTAAAAGCCCAACATGTATACCACAAGAAACCCAGGAACCAGACACCACCAACCTCTCCCTTGCTATCAGAGAAGCAATATCCATAGCCAAAATAGCTTTCCCCATGATACTGACAGGCCTCTTGCTCTATCCTCGCTCAATGATCTCCATGCTCTTCCTTGGCCGCCTCGGGGAGCTAGCCTTAGCTGGTGGCTCACTTGCCGTTGGCTTTGCTAATATAACTGGTTACTCTATCCTCTCTGGCCTGGCCATGGGGATGGAACCGATATGTGGTCAAGCTTTTGGGGCTCAAAAACACCGCCTCCTAGGCTTAACGTTGCAAAGAACAATACTTCTGCTCATTGTTGCTTCACTgcccatttcttttctttggctAAACATGAAAAGCATCCTTCTTTTTTGCGGCCAAGATGAATCAATAGCAACAGAAGCACAGTCATTTCTTGTTTACTCCCTTCCTGACCTTTTAGCTCAATCTTTTTTGCATCCATTGAGAATCTATCTTAGAACTCAAACAATAACCTTGCCTCTCACATTTTGTGCCACTCTAGCTATTATTCTACACATTCCTATAAACTACTTTCTTGTTACACACCTAAATTTAGGGACTAAAGGTGTTGCTCTTAGTGGGGTGTGGACTAACTTCAATCTTGTAGGTTCTTTGATCATTTATATCCTTGTTTCTGGTGTCCATAAGAAGACATGGGGAGGATTTTCAATGGAGTGCTTCAAAGAATGGAAAACTCTCTTGAATTTGGCCATTCCAAGCTGCATCTCAGTGTGTCTTGAATGGTGGTGGTATGAGATCATGATCTTGCTATGTGGACTATTGTTAAACCCAAGAGCAACTGTTGCCTCCATGGGCATTTTGATTCAAACAACTGCACTCATCTACATATTCCCTTCTTCTCTAAGTTTCAGCGTATCAACAAGGGTTGGCAATGAGCTAGGCGCTAACCAGCCCAAGAAAGCAAAGCTTGCAGCCAATGTAGGCCTTTCTTTGAGCTTCATTTTTGGGTTTTCAGCTCTGGCTTTTGCAGTTATGGTTAGGAAAGTATGGGCTAGCATGTTCACACAAGACAAAGAGATCATAGCATTAACATCACTTGTTTTGCCAATAATAGGTCTTTGTGAGCTAGGAAATTGTCCACAAACAACCGGTTGTGGAGTCTTAAGAGGAACAGCCAGACCAAAAGTTGGAGCAAACATCAACTTGGGATGTTTCTACCTTGTTGGCACGCCAGTGGCAGTATGGTTAGGATTCTATGCAGGGTTTGATTTTGAAGGGTTATGGCTCGGCCTCCTAGCTGCACAAGGGTCCTGTGTGGTGACCATGCTGCTTGTTTTGGGTAGGACTGATTGGGAATCTGAAGCTCAAAGAGCTAAGAAGCTGACAAATGCTTTGGTTCTTGTTTCCAATGTTGATGACAGCCTACAAGTTGAGGAAAAGAAGCCACCTAATGCTGAAATCAAGGAGGATTCCTTACATTTATTTGAAGAATTAGATAATCTTTATAAACCTTTACCTGTTTAA